The proteins below come from a single Nostoc sp. KVJ3 genomic window:
- a CDS encoding Uma2 family endonuclease, which produces MTQAIPKLVTFEDFAAWRPEGGRYELHDGVIVEMAQPVGDHEDVIGFIARKLTVEFDRLNLPYIIPKTALIKPTKSESGYSPDVLILNRPNLVNEPLWKKESTVSCAVSIPLVVEVVSTNWDDDYYTKQGKYEGIGIPEYWVVDYLGLGAKKFTGNPKQPTISIYQLIDGEYQVTQFRGDERIISPTFPELNLTAEQIFQAGGFPT; this is translated from the coding sequence ATGACTCAAGCTATACCCAAACTAGTAACGTTTGAAGATTTTGCAGCTTGGCGGCCTGAAGGTGGAAGATACGAATTACATGATGGCGTGATTGTTGAAATGGCGCAACCAGTGGGAGATCATGAAGATGTTATTGGTTTTATAGCAAGAAAATTAACAGTAGAATTTGACCGATTAAATTTACCTTATATAATCCCCAAAACTGCGCTGATCAAACCAACTAAGTCCGAATCTGGCTATTCCCCAGATGTGCTGATATTAAATCGCCCTAATTTAGTGAATGAGCCGCTATGGAAAAAAGAATCAACTGTATCTTGTGCGGTATCAATTCCCTTAGTAGTTGAGGTAGTTAGTACCAACTGGGATGATGATTATTACACAAAACAGGGTAAGTATGAGGGGATTGGAATTCCTGAATACTGGGTTGTAGATTATCTCGGTCTAGGCGCTAAAAAGTTCACTGGCAACCCCAAACAACCTACTATATCTATTTATCAATTAATCGATGGTGAATACCAAGTTACTCAATTTAGAGGCGATGAGCGCATCATCTCGCCTACTTTCCCGGAATTGAATTTAACCGCCGAACAGATTTTTCAAGCTGGAGGTTTCCCAACGTAG
- a CDS encoding opioid growth factor receptor-related protein, whose translation MNNEKKLTATMLVPFYLGEQKDSEGRTIQEMWTWNFEELECTHDYIQWLFPLPERSAFNPNAPLVDEEVIPAFQRNPQLRQNLLRSLTVMLQFYGLQRHKNNDGKIVVSQSEDYPNRKREWVCIFDHNYLRITRILKCLMTFGLENEAEAFYECLQEIYRDNSDQIGGETFHYWTIAVLNTVTHPTLDNGALRTPF comes from the coding sequence ATGAATAATGAAAAAAAACTCACTGCAACAATGCTTGTTCCGTTCTACTTAGGCGAGCAAAAAGATTCAGAAGGTCGCACAATTCAAGAGATGTGGACTTGGAATTTTGAAGAATTAGAGTGTACCCACGATTACATTCAGTGGTTGTTTCCTTTGCCTGAGCGAAGTGCATTCAATCCTAATGCACCTCTTGTTGATGAGGAAGTAATTCCAGCATTTCAACGCAACCCTCAACTACGTCAAAATTTACTGCGCTCCTTGACAGTTATGCTTCAGTTTTATGGGTTACAACGCCATAAAAATAATGACGGGAAAATAGTTGTTAGTCAGTCAGAAGACTATCCGAATCGGAAACGCGAATGGGTCTGTATATTTGACCACAATTATCTTCGCATAACCAGAATCTTAAAGTGTTTAATGACATTTGGATTGGAGAATGAAGCCGAAGCATTTTATGAATGTTTGCAGGAAATATACCGCGACAATAGCGATCAAATTGGAGGTGAAACATTTCATTATTGGACAATTGCAGTGCTGAATACAGTAACACACCCAACCCTTGATAATGGTGCGTTACGAACTCCGTTCTAA
- the aroH gene encoding chorismate mutase — MRAIRGATTVSENTVEAMREVVTELLDELENRNQFQPSDMISVTFSVTRDLDAIFPAAIARARPGWDNVAMLDVQQMHVEGSLQRCIRFLIHAYLPASASIHHIYLRNAASLRPDWSLPQSLQASPNKAKVKS; from the coding sequence ATGCGGGCTATTCGAGGGGCAACAACCGTTTCCGAAAATACTGTTGAGGCTATGCGAGAAGTAGTAACAGAACTACTAGATGAACTAGAAAATCGGAATCAATTCCAGCCGAGTGACATGATTAGTGTGACTTTCTCCGTGACACGGGATTTGGATGCGATTTTTCCAGCTGCGATCGCAAGAGCGCGTCCTGGTTGGGATAATGTGGCCATGTTGGATGTGCAGCAAATGCACGTCGAAGGTAGCTTACAGCGCTGCATTCGGTTCTTAATCCACGCCTATCTGCCAGCTTCCGCCTCAATTCATCATATCTATTTACGCAACGCCGCTAGCTTGCGTCCCGATTGGAGTTTGCCTCAATCTTTACAAGCGTCACCAAACAAGGCAAAAGTTAAAAGTTAA
- the sppA gene encoding signal peptide peptidase SppA translates to MVWPFKPKFRKQIARIEITGAIAGATRKRVLEALKTVEEKKFPALLLRIDSPGGTVVDSQEIYSALKRLREKIKIVASFGNISASGGVYIGVGAEHIVANPGTITGSIGVILRGNNLERLLEKIGVSFQVIKSGPYKDILAFDRQLTEPEANILQELIDTSYQQFVQTVADGRSLTVEAVKSFADGRIFTGQQALELGVVDRLGTEEDARRWTAELVGLDPEKTLCYNLEERKPLLSRLLPGSRQVSSGIRSGIDWLEFEISTSGLPLWLYRP, encoded by the coding sequence ATGGTTTGGCCGTTTAAGCCCAAGTTTAGAAAACAAATTGCGCGGATTGAAATTACTGGTGCGATCGCCGGTGCTACTCGCAAACGCGTTCTAGAAGCACTGAAAACTGTAGAAGAAAAAAAATTTCCGGCATTATTGCTGCGGATCGATAGCCCTGGCGGTACAGTTGTGGATTCTCAAGAAATCTACAGCGCCCTAAAGCGTTTGCGCGAAAAAATTAAAATCGTCGCTAGCTTTGGCAATATTTCGGCTTCTGGAGGTGTCTACATCGGCGTGGGAGCGGAACACATCGTTGCTAATCCAGGGACAATTACGGGTAGTATTGGTGTGATTTTGCGCGGGAATAACTTGGAACGCTTGCTAGAAAAAATCGGTGTTTCCTTCCAGGTAATTAAGTCTGGCCCTTACAAAGACATTTTGGCTTTCGATCGGCAACTGACTGAACCAGAAGCAAACATCCTGCAAGAGTTGATTGACACAAGTTATCAGCAGTTTGTCCAAACGGTAGCTGATGGCCGTTCTTTAACTGTAGAAGCTGTAAAAAGTTTCGCCGATGGTCGGATTTTTACTGGGCAGCAAGCCTTAGAATTAGGTGTTGTAGACCGCCTGGGCACAGAAGAAGATGCTCGTCGCTGGACAGCAGAATTAGTTGGACTCGATCCAGAAAAAACTCTCTGCTATAACCTAGAAGAACGTAAACCCTTATTGAGTCGCCTTCTACCAGGTAGTCGTCAGGTTTCATCAGGAATTCGATCTGGTATTGATTGGCTCGAATTTGAAATATCTACCAGTGGTTTACCGTTGTGGTTATATCGACCTTAA
- a CDS encoding MlaE family lipid ABC transporter permease subunit, which produces MNQTTSKSSLGEWSQRLLAAIFLGGQVLVHLLRGKIHRRNTLEQMAAVGPDSLFIALLTAIFVGAVFTIQVAREFINFGAGNIIGGVLSIALTRELSPVLTAVVLAGRVGSAFAAEIGTMRVTEQIDAMLMLKTDPIDYLVIPRVLACCLMLPILTLLSLITGMLGGFIIATNVYNLSDTVFLDSARNFLGIWDIISAMIKACCFGILIAVIGCSWGLTTTGGAKGVGQSTTTAVVTALLIIFVSNFFLSWLMFQGLGSAFLKGL; this is translated from the coding sequence TTGAACCAGACTACATCCAAATCCAGTTTAGGAGAATGGAGTCAGCGATTGCTGGCAGCGATTTTTCTGGGTGGGCAAGTCCTAGTTCACCTATTGAGAGGCAAAATCCATCGGCGCAATACCTTAGAACAAATGGCAGCAGTTGGGCCTGATTCCCTATTTATTGCCCTCTTGACGGCTATTTTCGTCGGCGCGGTGTTTACCATTCAGGTAGCGCGGGAATTTATCAACTTTGGTGCAGGAAACATTATTGGCGGAGTGCTTTCCATAGCATTGACACGAGAACTTTCTCCCGTGTTGACAGCAGTGGTTTTGGCAGGGCGAGTCGGTTCCGCCTTTGCAGCCGAAATCGGTACCATGCGCGTAACAGAACAAATAGATGCCATGTTGATGTTAAAAACAGATCCAATCGATTATCTGGTTATTCCCCGCGTTCTTGCTTGCTGTTTAATGCTACCAATTTTAACCCTCCTGTCTTTGATAACAGGGATGTTAGGAGGATTCATAATTGCGACAAATGTCTACAACCTGTCTGATACAGTATTTCTAGATTCAGCCCGTAACTTTCTTGGTATCTGGGATATTATTAGCGCCATGATTAAGGCGTGTTGTTTTGGCATTTTAATAGCCGTAATTGGTTGCAGTTGGGGATTAACGACAACAGGAGGAGCCAAAGGTGTAGGACAGTCAACCACAACTGCTGTTGTGACTGCTTTGCTGATTATATTTGTTAGTAACTTCTTTCTTTCTTGGTTAATGTTTCAGGGACTTGGCAGTGCATTTTTGAAAGGCTTATAA
- a CDS encoding DUF3119 family protein translates to MPTNKPGFKTVTSSFASNSTSTVELKPSYNIPIVLVLAAIPLLWVQPWVGSIFTLFGLFLMFQALTLRLQFTVTDLDIYRGEKLIRRFPYQEWQNWRIFWNVVPILFYFKEIKSIHFLPILFDPNALKTCLEQRCPRI, encoded by the coding sequence ATGCCTACTAATAAACCAGGATTTAAGACTGTGACCAGTTCATTTGCTTCTAACTCCACATCAACGGTAGAACTCAAGCCTAGTTACAATATACCTATAGTGTTGGTGCTTGCCGCTATTCCACTACTATGGGTACAACCGTGGGTAGGCTCCATTTTCACACTGTTTGGTTTGTTTCTCATGTTTCAGGCGTTAACACTGCGGTTGCAATTTACCGTAACCGACTTAGATATTTACAGAGGCGAAAAATTGATTCGGCGCTTTCCCTACCAAGAATGGCAAAACTGGCGAATCTTCTGGAATGTAGTCCCCATCTTGTTTTATTTTAAAGAAATTAAAAGCATTCACTTTTTGCCAATTTTATTTGATCCCAACGCCTTGAAAACTTGCTTAGAACAACGTTGTCCACGTATTTAG
- a CDS encoding DUF3086 domain-containing protein has protein sequence MNPEASQTPEPIDERLAEQEQQNNAVEHPVNPSVESVGETGGVSSSEDYATFEPLISNAEVVDTTVELTENSNGEFVAQSEAENTALGSEIGSLLYREAEQRVAELQSAEAALKEEIAKLQASYKNLQAQVSETQTSLGRLVQESLVQLEQRKQTLQISVEQLERRQERIRNEMRTTFAGTSQDLAIRVQGFKDYLTGSLQDLAVAAEQLQLTPSVVEREKPSVKDTKAVEPQLGIPQFAQQQFQDTTKQIRRLIDQYRNKPDYYGPAWQLRRTFEPIHAERVSNWFFTQGGRGGLRTMGSRLQNILIASSAISILHKLYGDRIRTLVLANTPERLGEWRRGLQDCLGIGRPDFGPDRGVVLFEASDALAQKADRLTKANQLPLIIIDDSEEQISLSLLQFPLWLAFAPDPKTVRNYDDDF, from the coding sequence ATGAACCCAGAGGCATCTCAAACCCCAGAACCAATTGATGAGCGGTTGGCAGAACAAGAACAACAGAACAATGCAGTTGAACATCCAGTCAATCCATCTGTTGAGTCAGTGGGAGAAACAGGAGGCGTTAGCTCATCAGAAGACTACGCAACTTTTGAGCCACTCATCTCCAATGCAGAAGTGGTAGATACGACAGTAGAGCTAACAGAAAATTCAAATGGCGAGTTTGTAGCGCAGTCAGAAGCGGAAAATACCGCTCTGGGATCAGAAATAGGATCGTTATTATATAGAGAAGCAGAACAGCGAGTAGCAGAGTTACAGAGCGCAGAAGCAGCACTTAAGGAAGAAATAGCCAAGCTGCAAGCTTCTTACAAAAACCTTCAGGCACAGGTGAGTGAAACTCAAACCTCACTAGGACGACTCGTGCAAGAGTCGTTGGTGCAGTTAGAACAACGCAAACAAACTCTGCAAATTTCTGTAGAACAACTAGAACGCCGTCAAGAACGTATCCGCAACGAGATGCGAACCACTTTTGCTGGTACATCCCAAGACTTGGCAATTCGGGTGCAGGGTTTTAAAGACTATCTCACGGGTAGTTTACAGGATTTGGCCGTTGCAGCTGAACAATTGCAACTTACACCAAGTGTGGTGGAACGAGAAAAACCATCTGTAAAAGACACTAAAGCAGTTGAACCCCAACTTGGAATACCACAATTTGCCCAACAACAGTTTCAAGATACTACAAAGCAAATTCGCCGCTTAATTGATCAATACCGCAATAAACCAGATTATTACGGGCCAGCGTGGCAACTACGTCGTACCTTTGAACCAATCCATGCAGAACGAGTCTCTAACTGGTTTTTTACTCAAGGGGGACGGGGTGGTTTGCGGACAATGGGTAGTCGCTTACAAAATATTCTGATTGCATCATCTGCAATTTCGATATTACACAAGCTGTATGGCGATCGCATTCGTACCTTAGTTTTAGCTAATACACCGGAGCGATTAGGTGAATGGCGGCGCGGCTTGCAAGACTGTTTAGGAATCGGTCGCCCAGATTTTGGCCCAGACCGGGGCGTGGTATTATTTGAGGCATCTGATGCTCTGGCTCAGAAAGCAGACCGATTGACAAAAGCCAATCAACTGCCCTTAATTATCATTGACGATTCAGAGGAGCAAATCAGTTTATCACTGCTGCAATTTCCCCTGTGGTTAGCCTTTGCTCCTGACCCCAAAACCGTGAGAAACTATGATGATGATTTTTAA
- the plsY gene encoding glycerol-3-phosphate 1-O-acyltransferase PlsY — MAIWLTGCAAIVVIAYLLGSFPTGYIAVKQLKGIDIREVGSGSTGATNVLRTLGKGPGALVLGLDSLKGVLAIALVYWLFYFARSQNFIPPTVDAQVWQPWIVTLAGLAAILGHSKSIFLGFTGGKSVAISLGILLAMSWQIGLATAGVFAIVVGISRIVSLSSIVGAIAVSIFMVLLHQPLPYILFGIAGGLYVILRHRTNIERLLAGTEPKIGQNVATEPEPTA, encoded by the coding sequence ATGGCTATTTGGTTAACCGGATGTGCAGCAATTGTGGTCATAGCATACCTACTGGGTTCTTTTCCCACTGGGTACATTGCTGTGAAGCAGTTAAAGGGTATTGATATTCGGGAAGTTGGCTCAGGTTCCACTGGGGCAACTAATGTGCTAAGAACATTGGGGAAAGGGCCAGGAGCATTGGTTTTAGGACTTGACTCTTTAAAAGGAGTATTAGCGATCGCTCTAGTTTACTGGTTATTCTATTTTGCACGCAGTCAAAATTTTATCCCTCCAACGGTAGATGCACAAGTGTGGCAACCGTGGATAGTGACCTTAGCTGGGTTAGCTGCCATCCTGGGACATAGTAAATCAATTTTTTTGGGCTTTACTGGCGGTAAATCTGTTGCTATTAGCTTGGGGATTTTGTTGGCCATGAGTTGGCAGATAGGTTTAGCAACAGCTGGTGTGTTTGCCATTGTTGTGGGGATATCGCGGATTGTCTCTTTGAGTTCAATTGTCGGTGCGATCGCAGTTTCCATTTTCATGGTACTTTTGCATCAACCATTACCCTATATTCTGTTTGGGATTGCCGGCGGGTTATATGTGATTTTGCGCCATCGCACGAATATTGAGCGATTGCTTGCTGGTACTGAGCCAAAAATTGGGCAAAATGTAGCGACGGAACCAGAACCAACTGCATGA
- a CDS encoding ribbon-helix-helix protein, CopG family — protein MTTRIDIRLPEQELEILKAYCQEQDRTQTEVIREFIRSLRKKIKNQ, from the coding sequence ATGACTACTCGCATAGATATCAGGCTTCCAGAGCAAGAGTTGGAAATATTAAAAGCCTACTGCCAAGAACAAGATAGAACCCAAACCGAGGTAATACGTGAATTCATTCGTAGTCTTAGAAAGAAAATTAAAAACCAATGA